One window of Thiomicrorhabdus lithotrophica genomic DNA carries:
- a CDS encoding mannose-1-phosphate guanylyltransferase/mannose-6-phosphate isomerase: protein MINMILCGGSGTRLWPLSRTMLPKQFVRLFNNRSLFQDTVLRNQSVCSHTFVVSNNEQFFLAVDQLGQISSASDQFLLEPVGRNTAPAIALACMAIVADKNADDLVLVTTSDHLVKDQSAYEAAVLKAKALAEQNNLVTFGIKPTYPEVGFGYIEANGNDVSSFKEKPDAVTAQSYIDQGNYYWNSGMFCFKAGVFLEELKQYAPEMYQACLDAMPKDGCNNEIRIDLDAMKAIPEDSIDYAVMEKSQKVKVVPCDMGWSDLGSFDALYDEVKQPGLDNAVLARLEDSPEPICIDSKDNLIVARERQIALVDVEDLLVVDTSDAILISKKGSSQKVKNVVAQIKKQSPELTEIHRLAFRPWGSYEVLVNTEGYKVKRIIVKPDGRLSLQKHFHRNEHWIVVSGTATVTVDDKRCLVRPNESTYIKMGQTHRLENEGKIDLVMIEVQVGEYTGEDDIVRIEDVYGR from the coding sequence ATGATTAACATGATTTTATGCGGCGGTTCTGGAACACGCCTCTGGCCTTTGAGCCGTACTATGCTGCCTAAGCAGTTTGTGCGTTTGTTTAATAATCGTTCTCTGTTTCAAGATACGGTGTTAAGAAACCAATCGGTATGCTCCCATACATTTGTTGTATCTAATAATGAACAGTTCTTTTTAGCGGTTGACCAGCTTGGACAAATCTCCTCAGCTTCTGACCAATTTTTACTTGAACCGGTTGGCAGAAATACGGCTCCTGCGATTGCGTTAGCGTGTATGGCGATTGTGGCTGATAAAAATGCCGATGATTTAGTCTTAGTGACCACCTCTGACCATTTAGTGAAAGATCAATCTGCTTATGAAGCTGCTGTGTTAAAAGCTAAGGCGTTAGCTGAACAAAACAATCTTGTTACCTTTGGAATTAAACCGACTTACCCAGAAGTAGGTTTTGGGTATATTGAAGCGAATGGTAATGACGTTTCGTCTTTTAAAGAGAAGCCCGATGCTGTTACTGCTCAATCCTATATTGATCAAGGTAACTATTACTGGAACTCCGGCATGTTCTGTTTTAAAGCTGGCGTGTTTTTAGAAGAACTAAAACAATACGCTCCAGAAATGTACCAAGCCTGCTTAGATGCCATGCCAAAAGACGGATGCAACAATGAGATTCGTATTGATTTAGATGCAATGAAGGCAATTCCAGAAGACAGTATTGATTATGCGGTAATGGAAAAATCACAAAAAGTAAAAGTCGTGCCTTGTGATATGGGCTGGTCCGACCTAGGTAGTTTTGATGCTTTATATGATGAAGTAAAACAACCAGGCCTGGATAATGCTGTTTTAGCCAGATTAGAAGATTCTCCAGAACCGATTTGTATTGATTCTAAAGACAACTTAATTGTGGCGCGTGAACGCCAAATTGCGTTAGTGGATGTCGAAGACTTATTGGTAGTCGATACCTCTGATGCGATTTTAATCTCTAAAAAAGGCAGTTCACAAAAAGTTAAAAACGTGGTCGCACAAATTAAAAAGCAATCACCTGAATTAACCGAAATTCACCGCTTGGCCTTCCGCCCTTGGGGTTCGTATGAAGTCTTAGTAAACACCGAAGGTTACAAAGTAAAACGCATTATTGTTAAACCTGACGGACGCTTATCTTTACAAAAGCATTTTCACCGTAATGAACATTGGATTGTTGTGTCCGGAACAGCAACCGTTACCGTAGATGATAAACGTTGCTTAGTGCGACCGAATGAATCGACTTACATCAAAATGGGACAAACCCACCGTTTAGAAAACGAAGGTAAAATAGATTTAGTGATGATTGAAGTGCAAGTAGGTGAATACACCGGTGAAGATGACATTGTGCGCATTGAAGACGTTTACGGGCGATAA
- a CDS encoding succinylglutamate desuccinylase/aspartoacylase family protein, with product MEKAKRPKLVRNKPITIGNETVMPGEQKTIELQVGKLYTHSDLTMPVQVLCGKQAGPVLFISAAIHGDELNGVEIIRRLLKVKALKRLKGTLITVPIVNLHGFINHSRYLPDRRDLNRSFPGSKSGSIAGRLASIFLNEIVKKATHGIDLHTGAINRTNLPQIRADLDNSVVKEMAASFGSPVMLNSNLRDGSLRAEAVKKGIPILLYEAGEALRFDEVSIRAGVKGIVNVMRHLGMITKNRTKSERKITPVIARSSFWIRAPQSGIFRSLVSDGTRVVANKTLIGVVSDPFGESEAEVYSPNSGVVIGHMCMPLVNEGEALFHIAKFARSDIAEGNVGDFHEEMHDDSNLLYPAEDIPNI from the coding sequence ATGGAGAAAGCCAAACGTCCTAAACTTGTTCGTAACAAACCCATTACCATCGGTAATGAAACCGTGATGCCGGGTGAGCAAAAAACGATTGAATTACAAGTAGGCAAGTTATATACCCATAGCGACTTAACCATGCCTGTTCAGGTGCTGTGCGGTAAACAAGCTGGCCCTGTTTTATTTATCAGTGCGGCGATTCATGGTGACGAACTAAATGGTGTAGAAATTATTCGTAGGCTATTAAAAGTAAAAGCTCTTAAGCGTTTAAAAGGTACATTGATAACGGTTCCGATTGTAAACCTGCATGGGTTTATCAATCACAGCCGATACTTACCAGACCGCCGTGATTTAAACCGAAGTTTTCCAGGGTCTAAATCCGGTTCAATTGCAGGACGTTTAGCGAGTATATTTTTAAATGAAATTGTTAAAAAAGCTACTCATGGTATAGATCTACATACCGGTGCGATTAATCGAACTAATCTGCCGCAAATACGAGCCGATTTGGATAATAGTGTCGTAAAAGAGATGGCCGCCTCTTTTGGGTCTCCGGTGATGTTGAACTCTAACTTGCGCGATGGTTCTTTAAGAGCCGAAGCAGTAAAAAAAGGCATTCCAATTCTTTTATATGAAGCGGGTGAAGCCTTGCGTTTTGATGAGGTTTCAATCCGAGCTGGGGTAAAAGGGATTGTGAATGTCATGCGTCACTTAGGAATGATTACTAAAAACCGAACTAAATCAGAAAGAAAAATTACCCCTGTCATTGCTCGTTCAAGTTTTTGGATACGGGCACCCCAAAGTGGTATTTTTCGTTCATTAGTGTCTGATGGCACCAGAGTGGTTGCCAATAAAACATTAATTGGCGTGGTTTCAGATCCATTTGGCGAATCAGAAGCAGAGGTTTATTCACCAAATAGTGGTGTTGTGATTGGTCATATGTGTATGCCTTTAGTAAATGAAGGAGAGGCTCTATTCCATATTGCAAAGTTTGCTCGTAGTGATATTGCCGAGGGTAATGTGGGAGATTTTCATGAAGAAATGCATGATGATTCCAACCTGCTCTATCCTGCGGAAGATATTCCTAACATCTAA
- the rimK gene encoding 30S ribosomal protein S6--L-glutamate ligase — protein sequence MKIAILSRGPKLYSTRRLVEAAEERGHEVRVIDALRCYMNINSVTPEIHYKGEVLTGFDAVIPRIGASVTFYGTAVLRQFEMMNVYPLNESVSISRSRDKLRSLQLLSRKGIGLPVTGFAHSPDDVDDLLKTVGGAPVVIKLLEGTQGVGVVLAETHSAASSVIQAFNGLKANILVQEFIKEAGGADIRCFVVGGKVIAAMKRQGKEGEFRSNLHQGGSASLIKISAAERATAVNAAKAMGLNVCGVDLLRSNHGPVVMEVNSSPGLEGIEGATGKNIAGMIIEFMEANANKTGNRARTKGRG from the coding sequence ATGAAAATTGCAATTTTATCAAGAGGTCCAAAGCTTTATTCAACTCGTCGTTTAGTAGAGGCAGCAGAAGAGCGTGGCCATGAGGTTAGAGTTATTGATGCACTACGTTGCTATATGAATATTAACTCAGTGACTCCTGAAATCCACTACAAAGGTGAGGTGTTAACCGGTTTTGATGCTGTCATTCCTCGTATTGGCGCTTCAGTCACATTTTATGGTACAGCGGTATTACGTCAGTTTGAAATGATGAATGTTTACCCTTTGAATGAGTCAGTTTCAATCAGTCGCTCACGCGATAAATTAAGAAGCTTGCAGTTACTTTCTCGTAAAGGTATTGGCTTACCAGTCACCGGTTTTGCACACTCACCTGATGATGTTGATGACCTATTAAAAACCGTTGGCGGCGCACCTGTTGTTATCAAGTTATTAGAAGGTACTCAAGGTGTGGGTGTGGTGTTGGCTGAAACGCATTCCGCGGCCTCTTCTGTTATCCAGGCTTTTAACGGTTTAAAAGCAAACATTTTAGTTCAAGAGTTCATTAAAGAAGCTGGCGGTGCGGATATTCGTTGTTTTGTGGTAGGTGGAAAAGTAATCGCAGCCATGAAACGCCAAGGTAAAGAGGGTGAATTCCGTTCTAACCTGCATCAAGGTGGGTCGGCATCGTTAATTAAGATTTCAGCCGCAGAAAGAGCAACAGCAGTCAATGCCGCTAAAGCAATGGGCTTAAATGTATGCGGTGTAGATTTACTCCGTTCAAATCATGGTCCAGTGGTCATGGAAGTGAACTCTTCTCCTGGTTTGGAAGGGATTGAAGGCGCGACCGGAAAAAACATCGCTGGAATGATCATTGAGTTTATGGAAGCCAATGCTAATAAAACAGGGAACAGAGCAAGAACGAAAGGCCGAGGATAA
- a CDS encoding ATP-dependent zinc protease family protein, with translation MTDVVGWREWVALPDLGLTALKCKVDTGAKNSALHAFEVEEFKKDNQSWVRFYIHIDEDDLSKVQTCEALIQDTREVTDSGGNVTERYFINTTLEIGSLKYVIPVSLTSRDTMAFKMLLGRTALRKAGLLVNPKKSFLQGKK, from the coding sequence ATGACTGATGTTGTTGGGTGGCGAGAGTGGGTTGCATTACCCGATTTGGGTCTTACCGCTTTAAAATGCAAAGTGGATACTGGGGCAAAAAACTCAGCCTTACATGCATTTGAAGTAGAAGAATTCAAAAAAGATAACCAGTCTTGGGTTCGCTTCTATATCCATATTGATGAAGATGATTTATCAAAAGTACAAACCTGTGAAGCGCTTATACAGGATACCCGTGAAGTCACCGATTCAGGTGGAAATGTGACTGAGCGTTATTTTATTAACACAACTCTTGAAATTGGAAGCTTAAAGTATGTGATTCCAGTTTCGTTAACTAGTCGGGATACAATGGCCTTTAAAATGTTGTTAGGTCGTACTGCGTTGAGAAAAGCAGGCTTACTTGTTAACCCGAAAAAATCATTCTTACAAGGAAAAAAATAA